The window TTCCATGGTTCCAGCCAGTGAGGCAGAGGCTAAGAAAGGAGGAATGAAGCTGAGTAATAGATCACTGCGTGATTATTGATCATTGCCCATACTGTATTATGAATTACCTTTTGAGATATGATAGAACTCCAAAACCTAGGGGGCTGCAGGTACAGTGaattgtacagtcgtggccaaaggttttgagaaagacacaaatattaatattaaacaaagtctgctgcctcagttcgtatgatggcaatttgaatatacTCCAGAatattatgaagagtgatcagatgaatggcaattaattgcaaagtccctctttgccatgcaaatgatctgaatccccccaaaaaacatttccactgcatttcagccctgccacaaaaggaccagctgacatcatgtcagggaTTCTCTCGTGTGTTAGAACGCGTCTccctcctgagcggtatgatggctgagtggtcccatggtgtttatacttgcgtactattgtttgtacagatggacgtggtaccttcaggcatttggaaattgctcccaatgatgaaccagacttgtggaggtctacaattttttttctgaggtcttggctgatttcttttgattttcctatgatgtcaagcaaaagaggcactgagtttgaaggtaggccttgaaatacatccacaggtacacctccaattgactaaaatgatgtcaattagcctaccagaggcttctaaagccttgacataattttatggaattttccaaactatttaaaggcacagtcaacttctgacccagttaaataatctgttttaaaacaattgttggaaaaattacttttgtcatgcacaaagtagatttcctaaccgacttgccaaaactatagtttgttaataacaagacatttgtggagtgcttGAAAAACGAAGATTGaaatatctgtccataggaccactttaagccatacactccacagagcagagtgtaagagtggccagaaaaaatccATTGctcaaagaaaaaaataagcaaacacgtgtgggagactccccaaacatatggaagaaggaactctggtcagataagactaaaattgagcattttggccatcaaggaatacgcaatgtctggcgcaaacccaacacctctcatcacaccaagaataccatccccctcagtgaagcgtggtggcagcatcatgctgtggggatgtttttcaatgacagggactgggaaactggtcagaattgaaggaatgatggatggagctaattacagggaaattcttgagggaaacctgtcttccagagatttgagtctgggACGGACAATGAacttaagcatactgctaaagcaacacttgagtggttttaggggaaacatttaaatgtcttggaatggcctattcaaagcccagacctcaatccaattgagaatctgtggtatgacttaaagattgctgtacaccagtggaacccatccaacttgaaggagctggagcagttttgccttgaagaatgggcaaaaatcccagtggctaaatGTGCCAAACttttagagacataccccaagaaacCTGCAGCTGTAATTTCTGAAAAGGTTTGctcaacaaagtattgactttgtgggggggggggggttgcagttatgcacgctcaagttttctgttctttttttgtcttatttcttgtttgtttcacaataaaaaacatTTAGCATCTTAATTAaatgtggtaggcatgttgtgtaaatcaaatgatacattttaattccaggttgtaaggcaacaaagtaGGAAATGGCCAAGGGGggagaatactttcgcaagccactgtattttcagttgaagtcggaaatttacatgcACCTAAGtcaaatatatttaaattcagattttcacaattcctgacttttaatccaagtaaaaatgtcctgtcttgggtcagttaggatcaccactttattttaagaatgtgaaatgtcagaataatagtagagagaatgtaaCGCCGTTCTTTGTTtttcgcaagaaagtcggaccgaaatgcagcgtgttggttactcatgttttttaatgaaaaacaaatgacgattacatgaaaatactgagacaaatacaaaaacaacaaaacggaacgtgaaacctaaatacagcctatctggtgaaactacacagagacaggaacaatcacccacgaaatacaaagtgaaacccaggctacctaaatacggttcccaatcagagacaacgagaatcacctgactctgattgagaaccgcctcaggcagccaaacctatgcaacacccctactcagctgcaatcccaataactaaaaaaacccactacgaaatacaacaacataaacccatgtcacaccctggcctgaccaactaattaacgaaaacacaaaaatacaaagaccaaggcatgacagagaatgatttatttcagctttcatttctttcatcacattcccagtggctcagaagtttacatacactcaaatagtatttggtagcactgccttaagattgtttaacttgggtcaaacgttttgggtagctttccacaagcttcctacaataaattgggtgaatttcggcccattcctcctgacagagctggtgtaactgagtcaggtttgtaggcctccttgcccacaaatgttctataggattgaggtcagggcgttgtgttggccactccaataccttgactctgttgtccttaagccattttgccacaacattggaggtatgcttggggtcattgtccatttggaagacacatttgtggccaagctttaacttcctgactgtcttgagatgttgcttcaatatattcacataatttcccatcctcattatgccatctattttgtgaaatgcaccagtcgctactgcagcaaagcacccccagaacatgatgctgcgaaacccgtgcttcacggttgggatggtgttcttcgtatTGCAAGCggtagtcattatggccaaatagttacatttttctttcatcagaccagaggacatttttccaaaaagtacgatctttgtccccatgtgcagttgcaaaccgtagtctggcttttctatggcggttttggagcagtgacttcttccctgctgagcggccttccaggttatgtcgatataggactcgtttcattgtggatatagatacttttgtacctgtttcctccagcatcttcacaaggtcgttgttgttgtgggattgatttgcactttttgcaccaaagtatgttcatctctaggagacagaacgcgtctccctcctgagcgttatgatggctgagtggtaccatggtgtttatacttgcgtactattgtttgtacagatggacgtggtaccttcaggcatttggaaattgctcccaatgatgaaccagacttgtggaggtctacaattttttttctgaggtcttggctgatttcttttgattttcctatgatgtcaagcaaagaggcactgagtttgaaggtaggccttgaaatacatccacaggtacacctccaattgactaaaattatgtcaattagcctatcagaagcttctaaagccttgacataattttctggaattttccaaactatttaaaggcacagttctGACCCAGTTAAATAATCTGTTttaaaacaattgttggaaaaattacttttgtcatgcacaaagtagatttcctaaccgacatgccaaaactatagtttgttaacttcttgaaactccccatcccggatccgggtttgtgactaaagcctcaggctcattagcataacgcaacgttaacgatttctgaaaatcgcaaataaaatgaaaataatgcgtctgctctcaagcttagccttttcttaacaacactgtcatctcagattttcaaaatatgcttttgaaccatagaaattgactaatttgtgtaagagtatgcaaagctagcatagcattttgagtagcatttagcacgcaacattttacaaaaaccagataaccaaataaataaaatcatttacctttgaagagcttctgatgttttcaatgaggagactctcagttacataccaaatgcgcagtttttcctgaaagcgtctgtgtgtaggagaaatcgttccgttttctacattgcgtctggctaccgaaacgaaccgaaaattcagtcacctacaacgtaaaacttttccggattaactacataatattgaccgaaacatggcaaacgttgtttggaatcaatcctcaaggtgttttttcacatatctcttcattgatatgcagttcgtggaagcttgctttcctctctgtatcgcatggaaaaatactggcaggtgacttttgcgcaccaatttcggcgcaggacaccgggcggacacctggtaaatgtggtctcttatggtcaatcttccaatgatctgcctacaaatacgtcacaatgctgcagacaccttggggaaacgacagaaagggcaggctcattcctctcgcattcacagccatataaggagacaatggaaaacagagcctcaaaaatccttgtcatttcctggatgccatctcatcttggttttgcctgaagctcacgttctagggcatgcacagagaatatcttggtatttctggacacgtcagagtgttttctttcgaatggtatcaattatatgcatagtcgagcaactttttgtgacaaaatatcttgtttaaaacgggaacgtttttcatccaaaaatgaaatagcgcccccatagatgtaagaggttaataacaagacatttgtggagtgcttgaaaaacgagttttaatgactccaacctaagtgtatgtaaacttccgacttcaactgtagatagtACTTTGGCCTCTTCTGCGGCACATTAATTTTTACTTTGTATCGTACTGAACAGTAGGTGCCTGGATCACTATCTACTCTCCAATGGCAGTAAAGATTGAATTGAATTTCTGAACACACTCCTTATATTTCAGGAGGTCCAACGGAATGGGAAGGCAGGTGTTCCTGCAGTGAGGTGGCCCAGCCTGCTGAGTCTGACCTGTCCACGCAGTAGCTGCAGTGGCAGTGAGGCCTCCTTATCCAGTGCCTGCAGTGAGTACTCCAGTGGCTCACATACTTGGGCAGAAGGACGTGGCTCCACCAAGCAGGTGAGTTTCCCAGTCCGATCTTAAACAAATTGCTGATGCATACAGCGAAGTAAACTTGTAAGGTTCCTCAACATTcatcaataaatcaataaattCCATGTCTTCTTTTTTCTTATCGATGACTAAATTGTCTCTCCCTTTTGTAACAGTCTGCAATAAATCGAGAGAAGAGGATGAGTGCAACTTATTGCTCTGTCTCAGTAGAGCAGCCGGACCTAAGCTGGAAAGAGGGCCATATTCTGAAGGGCCTAAAGAGGCTCCAAATGCGCAGCCCAGCTCCCCAGGAGCCATCTTCACTTGCCTCCACGTCACATTTCAAGAACTGCATGACCTCCAACGAGGGCATATACTCTCTAGGAGTTAAGTGTGGTCCAAGAGGGGTACTGCCCGCATTGGCAAAGGGAAAGCCTTTCAAGCCTGGAGCAGGAGTCAGTACCTTAATCTCTGACTCAGACGATGCAGATGATGAATCGCCTCAATCCCCAGTCAGGGAGTCCTGCTGCCCACCCATCAAAGACACTCATCATCTGGAAGGACAGCCTGCGTCTGAATTGGAAATGGCACAAGGGGAAAAGAGCTTTACGGACTACAACTCCCAAGAGGAGCCTGTTAGACTCGTAAGAAGTCCCAGCAACTCCCTCTCACCTATCAAAGACGTCTTCTTGTTCAAGGGTCCTACACTGAAGCCTGAACTGAGCCCAACGGCGACCCCTACCACTGTGAGTGAACTTGAGAATACAAATTGGATAGAAAAAGACAAGCAGTCTGCCTTTACAAACTGGAATGTTATGGACAGTTGCAATTTGAGGCCAGAGAGTGTTAAACAGCCACAAGAAAAAGTTACAGACAAACAACTGGAGACAGGGGCTAGGGAAGTGAGACAACCCATTCATCATTCAGCATCCAGGGTTAGTGAGGTCAGACAGCGCAGTGCTTCCATGGATACGAAGCATTACAGAGAGCCGAACAGCCAGGGTGAAATTGATTCCAAGGTCTACATCATTTTGGAGTCCCGACAGAGGAAAGCAAAGCCTAAGGCCTGCAACTCAGCTAGGAATGCCTTTTTCCTCCGAAGCAAGAGTGTGGACGGAGGCCCAGACCAGGACAAGCTGCACCAGCCTCTACATCAGAAACTGATAAAGGTCAATCAAAGGTCCAAGAACCACTTGAACACTCCTGGGTCCAGTGGCCCTGGCACAAAGACTTACCTCAGCAAGGCACCTGGTCCAGCAAAAGCATCAGTACAAATATTTGAGAAAGGTAAGAATGCTACTGGTGCAAGAACTTCAGGGCCACTTGAGAATAGGGTACAGAGCTCCCCTTCTTCTTCACCTCAGAAATTGGTCAAGGTATTTAAGCCACCTGGGCTGAATGATTACCCCAAGAGACCATCTAAAGTATCCCAACCAGTCTCCAAACTCACATCAAGTGGAGCAAAAGCCCCCAACTCCAACAATTCAGCCTGCTTTCCACTCAAACAGAGACAGCAAGACCAGCACTCCGATCCACCTCGCAATGATATCAGGTCCCTttctcctccacccccaccaggtcgGACCACCTCCCTACTAATACGAACTGATCATGACTCATTACCTCAGGTGCATAAGCCTGTGGTTCAGCCCCAAACCTCTAGCACCGTGAAGGCAACCACCAATAGCACCAAACCTCAGTCAAGTCATCATTCATCTATTTTACAAAAGCAAGCTCAAGCCCCCATCAAAATGCAAGACACTCCTCATATGGATCCCAAAATGGGCTCTGAGATGAAAAAGTCTCCGAAACGGGTCCCTACCAAAGTTCACCATACCTTACCAACTTCTACCCCTATTCAAGAATCTAAGGAAACAGCCTATTCCCACTCCTCACTGAGCTGGACTGTGGCACAAGCCTCTCATCAGGAAAATAGTGCCCCCTTTGTGGTGCCAAACCAGGGCTGTTTACCTGTGTCCCAGCAAAGCAATGATGAGCCACAAAGTACAGAGCTCTTACCTCAGGCCTCAGCATCTCTTCTCTGCCATGGCATAGTTAGTAACTCTCAACATTCTATGACCAGGGTAGTGAAGTCATCCATTCTTTTTGGCTCCAAAACCAATGAGTCAACCTCAAAGCCGGGCAACAACTCCACAGTTAACACTGCTACAAAGGGAGTGCAGACTTTTGAAAACCTCTACCAGGACACCTACACACGTCCAATGATGCACTGTGTCAATGCAGCTGTAGCCAAGGTCAATGCTAGGAGAAATCTCAAGACCCGCTGTAGCTCACTAGAGGAGCCTACACTCCCACCTACAGCAGCAGAGAATGGTGTAACTTTGGACTGGGGATTTGATGAAGAGGGCTGGCTATTCAAGCGctcagtctcagtctctaccCGGCCTCCTATCCACCCAGTTATGGGCATGAACGGAGCAAAGGCTCGCAGTCACAGCTTCGGAGCACGTTACATGGACAGACCAAACGTCAGCAGGTCAGGAAAAGTCCGTACTCACATCAAAACTAACTCAGGAAGCTCTTTGAACTCTCTTGGTGATGTGTTTTGGGGTAGTATGAGTTGCTCCAACAGCTACCATTGTCCCATGAACAGATCCCACGTTAACAATTTCATGATTGAGGAAGGCTTGCCACTACCTCCACATCTGAGGGCTTCCAGTGATCGATTTGATCTGAAACACAAGAGGTTAAACTCAACATCACATCTCCAGACTGACAAACAGCTCTCTAGCATCTTCTGTGAACCCATCCATGGGGAACCAGAAAGGCAGTCCACCATCGAGGAGAAGGTCATGATGGGAATCAAGGAGAATTTGCAGAAATCTCAAGAGCAGGTGAAGACAACTGAAACTAAGCAGAAATCCGTCTCATCCCTGGCAAACTGGTTCGGATTCCGCAAGAACAAGCTTCCTGCTCCGAGTGGCAAAAACGTAGATACTCAaaagggaaaggaggagaagaaggagccTAAGCTTGGATCTCTATTGGGTGGGAAGCAGGCAAAGTCCGAcaaaaaggagaggagaaaaagTGAAGGTCATCGAATGGACAGGTAAGGCTTTTATATTGTTTAGGTTGGGTAGCTGAGAAGTCATGTTGACTGTTTTACTGCTGGTAAAATGTTTTTGAGAGGCATCAAGATAATGTAACATCTCATTAATTACAAAATAATACTTTGCttttcatttatttaactaggcaagtcagttaagaaaaaattcttattttcaatgacggcctaggaacagtgggttaactgcctgttcaggggcagaacaacagatttgtaccttgtcagctctgggatttgaacttgcaaccttccagttactcgtccaacgctctaaccactaggcttccctgccacCCCTTTATTGAAATGTAGTAATGATTCAAATCAATGAAATCCAACATCAGTATCTCTGCTTAAACCCCCGAGAGTCGACTGACGCACCTGTGCATCAATCTAAGTTGCATTACAAAaacatccccatcaaaatccgtcaGTTTTATCTAGAGATCTGTTTGttttgcattggatgcatctcaatccaTCAAAACCACTAGTGTCGCAATTCCTCATCTGCGGTCTAAGATAGAGCTGTGTtattcagaccatgagacattctAAAAATGTGTCTTCTCACGTAAATGTCTGTTACATCCGAACGGTTTGGCCGACAAACTCAGTTTTGCTCCACGGCCCCCACAAGTTTCAAGAGACTTGTCTGAAGTCGGTACGGTCCATGTGCCAATTCTGTTTGGTAGAGTCCGAACCGTTTGAGCTACAAACTAATGGGACTCCACTGTGGAAAGAGGAaattctctctgtttttctctacGACACCCACAAGTGGCTCAGGACTCGTCTGGAGGTAACCGGTACCGGTTAAGAAAAACAAATGAAAGAATGAAGGTACAGTAGTCTTTGCCTGACCAAAAAAGAGGTTCAAtatgtgtaaaaaatatatataaatatatatacagttgaagtcggaagtttacatacaccttcgccaaaaacatttaaactcagtttttcacaattcctgatatttaaatCAATCCTAGAAATacatccctgtcttaggtcagataggatcaccactttattttaagaatgtgaaatgtctgtataatagtagagagaattatttattatttatttcatttctttcatcacattcccagcgggtcagaagtttacatacactcaagtagtattcggtagcattgccttaaaattgtttaacttgggtcaaatgtttcatgtagccttccacaaccttcccagaataagttgggttaattttggcccattcctcctgagagacctggtgtaaatgagtcaggttgtagacctccttgctcgcacacgcaccttcagttctgcccacaaattttctataggatcgaagtcagggctttgtgatggccactccaataccttaagtttgttgtccttaagccattttgccacaacattggaggtatgcttggggtcattgtccatttggagacccatttgcaaccaagctttaactgatgtcttgagatgttgcttcaatatatccacataattttacctcctcatgttgccatctattttgtgaagtgcaccagtacctcctgaagaaaagcacacccacaacatgatgcttgcctacccccgtgtttcacggttgggatggtgttcttcagcttgcaagcctctccctttttcctccaaacataacgatggtcattatggccaaacagttctatttttgtttcatcagaccaaagaatgtttctccaaaaagtaggatttttgtccccatgtgcagctgcaaaccgtagtgtggcttttttatggcggttttggagcagtggcttcttccttgctgagcggcctttcaggttaggtcgatataggactcattttactgtggatatagatacttttttacctgtttcctccagcatcttcacaaggtcctttgctgttgttgtcggattgatttgcacttttcgcaccaaagtacgttcatctcgagACAGAACGCGTATCCTTCCTGAGAGggatgacggctgcgtggtcccatggtgtttatacttgtgtactattgtttgtacagttgaaagtggtaccttcaggtgtttggaaattgctgcctaggatgaaccagattgtggaggtctacaattttatttctgcagtcttggctgatttcttttgattttcccatgatgtcaagcaaagaggcactgagtttgaaggaagaccttgaaatacatccacaggtacacctccaatcgactcaaatgttgtcaattagcctatcagaagtttatagccatgacatcatttctggaattttctgtTTAGAagcacattcaacttagtgtatgtaaacttctgacccactgaaattgtgatacagtgaaatataagtgaaataatctgtccataaacaattgatggaaaaatggaatgtgtcatgcacaaaactatagtttattaaaacctctctgggatatgtgggacgctagcgtcccacctggccaaaagacagtgaaaatgcagaaatcacacatgcaagctCTGCATTTTTTCTGCATCACACatagcaccatagtaaacaaaCACTGacaagcatatttcaaccctccaATGtgtgacacaaaacgcagaaataaagatATAATTCCTTATATAATTCCTCACCTTTGACGAgtttcttttgttggcactccaatatgtcccatatgcatcacaaatggtccttttgttcgattaattccgtcgatatatatccaaaatatcaatttatttggcatgtttgatccagaaaaacaccggttccaacttgctcaatgtgactacaaaatatctcaaaagttacatGTAAACTTTgcaaaaacatttcaaactacttttgtaatacaactttaggtatttgtaaatgtaaataatcgataaaattgaagacgggatgatctgtgttcaatacaggaggaaaacaaactgtagctagctttcagGTCACGCGCCTTTAACAAAGAGTCTCTAACAAAGACTCTTCACTTTAGTCTCGTTCTGAACAGTgttacttcttcattacacaaaggaaaaacctcaaccaatttcaaaagactgttgacatccagtggaagcggtaggaactgcaagaaggtcccttagcaatctggattcccaatgaaaacccattgaaaagagtgacctcaaaaaaaaatcgGAATAGTTTGTCCTCGGAGTTTCGCTTGcaaaataagttctgttatactcacagatatgattcaaacagttttagaaacttcagagtgtttccatccaaatccactaataatatgcatatcttatcttctggggatgagtagcaggcagttgaatttgggcatgcttttcatccaaaattcagaatgctgccccctatcctagagaagttttaaacaagaaatttgtggagaggttgaaaaacgagttttaatgattccaacctaagtgtatgtaactgTAAACTGCCATGGCCAAAAGTTTGGAGAATGACACAattattaatttccacaaagttttctGCTTcaatgtctttagatatttttgtcagatggtactatggaatactgaagtataatttcaagcatttcataagtgtcaaaggcttttatggACAATTACattaagttgatgcaaagagttaatatttgcagtgttgactctTTTTTTTCAAGaccaatctgccctggcatgctatcaattaacttctgggccaaatcctgactgattgcagccctttcttgcataatcaatgcttgagcttgtcagaatttgtgggtttttgtttgtctacCCGCCTCTTGAGTaatgaccacaagttctcaatgggattaagatctgggaagtttcctggccatggacccaaaatgtCAATGTTTTGTTCTCCGAGCCACTTTTGACTTATGGCAAGgttctccatcatgctggaaaaggcattgttcgccaccaaactgtttctggatggttgggagaagttgctctcggaggatgtgttggtaccattctttattcatggatgtgttcttaggcaaaattgtgagtgagcccactcccttggctgagacgcagccccacacatgaatggtctcaggatgctttactgttggcatgacacaggactgatggtagcgctcaccttgtcttctccggacaagcttgtTTCTGGattccccaaacaatcggaaaggggattcatcagagaaaatgactttaccccagtcctcagcagtccaatccctgtaccttttgcagaatatctgTCTGTCCCGGATGTTTTtcttggagagaagtggcttcttttctgcccttcttgacaccaggccatcctccaaagtcattgcctcactgtgcgtgcagatgcactcacaccagcctgctgccattcctgagcaaactctgtactggtggtgccccaatcccgcagctgaatcaactttaggagacggtcctggcgcttgctggactttcgtgggcgccctgaagccttcttcacaacaattgaaccgctctccttgaagttcttgatgatccgataaatggttgatttcggTGCAATCTTACTAGCagaaatatccttgcctgtgaagccctttttgtgcaaagcaatgctgacagcacatgtttccttgcaggtaaccatggttgacagaggaagaacaatgattccaagaaccatcctccttttgaagcttccagtctgttattcgaactca of the Oncorhynchus masou masou isolate Uvic2021 chromosome 10, UVic_Omas_1.1, whole genome shotgun sequence genome contains:
- the LOC135547094 gene encoding nck-associated protein 5-like → MEETVRSLLQNQDTLEGPSMDPLDLMKAYKNKLLEEMWKQQNSLEGPTPPLIDRRPNSPGCSSRGHEEDSHEAKPLLERLRALEVENSALTTENDNQRKQYERCLDEVANQVVQALLTQKDLKEECVKLRTRVFDLEQQNRILNVLFQQRVKISSNPVSQEVQRNGKAGVPAVRWPSLLSLTCPRSSCSGSEASLSSACSEYSSGSHTWAEGRGSTKQSAINREKRMSATYCSVSVEQPDLSWKEGHILKGLKRLQMRSPAPQEPSSLASTSHFKNCMTSNEGIYSLGVKCGPRGVLPALAKGKPFKPGAGVSTLISDSDDADDESPQSPVRESCCPPIKDTHHLEGQPASELEMAQGEKSFTDYNSQEEPVRLVRSPSNSLSPIKDVFLFKGPTLKPELSPTATPTTVSELENTNWIEKDKQSAFTNWNVMDSCNLRPESVKQPQEKVTDKQLETGAREVRQPIHHSASRVSEVRQRSASMDTKHYREPNSQGEIDSKVYIILESRQRKAKPKACNSARNAFFLRSKSVDGGPDQDKLHQPLHQKLIKVNQRSKNHLNTPGSSGPGTKTYLSKAPGPAKASVQIFEKGKNATGARTSGPLENRVQSSPSSSPQKLVKVFKPPGLNDYPKRPSKVSQPVSKLTSSGAKAPNSNNSACFPLKQRQQDQHSDPPRNDIRSLSPPPPPGRTTSLLIRTDHDSLPQVHKPVVQPQTSSTVKATTNSTKPQSSHHSSILQKQAQAPIKMQDTPHMDPKMGSEMKKSPKRVPTKVHHTLPTSTPIQESKETAYSHSSLSWTVAQASHQENSAPFVVPNQGCLPVSQQSNDEPQSTELLPQASASLLCHGIVSNSQHSMTRVVKSSILFGSKTNESTSKPGNNSTVNTATKGVQTFENLYQDTYTRPMMHCVNAAVAKVNARRNLKTRCSSLEEPTLPPTAAENGVTLDWGFDEEGWLFKRSVSVSTRPPIHPVMGMNGAKARSHSFGARYMDRPNVSRSGKVRTHIKTNSGSSLNSLGDVFWGSMSCSNSYHCPMNRSHVNNFMIEEGLPLPPHLRASSDRFDLKHKRLNSTSHLQTDKQLSSIFCEPIHGEPERQSTIEEKVMMGIKENLQKSQEQVKTTETKQKSVSSLANWFGFRKNKLPAPSGKNVDTQKGKEEKKEPKLGSLLGGKQAKSDKKERRKSEGHRMDSSVGKRDSQDAFLLCLSMASQGASVNSNMQGQTGICGDTKTKTQRMNLRTDNDNGAALKSPSQDHVIGSSCKMRTLDSGIGTFTLLGSSSFLHFLPKSPSARGHSLSPPTVPSSSSAEVSLSPLPRWRVPAGSKDHPCSQPELVNSSSNQCLIPLWPSFSPSHPCLSPL